ATGGCTGGTCATACTTCCTCAATGTTTCCAAACGTATCAACGACAAGCATTCCATTTCATACACCATTTTTGGAGCACCACAGTGGCACAACCAAAGAACAGATCCACAGCTAATCCAAACCTACCGTGATAACCGCGACGGAATTAAGTTTAATCCTGATTTTGGTTATAGGAATGGCCAGCTTTACGCTACGGGCTACGCCTACAACTTTTACCACAAGCCCCAAATGTCCATTAATCACTTCTGGAAAATTAGCGACGTAACCAACCTAAATACCTCAGTTTATGCCTCTATGGCTCGTGGTGGTGGTCGTAGAATTTATGGACCAAAAGCTGGTTGGCTCGGCTACAACAGGGTTACAGGGCTTCCTTCTACTGGTACCTCTGCCGACACTCGATTGACGGCTGATGGATACTTAGACTTTGATGGTGTAATTAAGGACAACGCCGCTTCACTGACCGGTTCTCAAGCCATTGTTGCCAATGCAATCAACTCGCACGACTGGTATGGAATCCTGTCATCGCTGAACACCAAGGTTAACAACTTCAACCTTACAAGCGGTATCGACGTTCGCTACTACAGAGGTTACCATGCCTATAAAATTGATGACCTTCTCGGCGGCAAGTACTTTCTTGACGGCATTGACCTTAACACCCCTGTAGGTGCACCTCTTAAAAAAGGAGACTTTGTTGACTACCACTACATGGGTGAAGTTCTTTGGACCGGACTCTTTTTACAGGGTGAATACGTAAAGGATAACTATTCCGCATTTATTTCAGGTGCAGTTTCGAACACAAGTGATAGAAGGACAGACTTTTTCACTTACCTCAATAGCGACCCCAACCAAAAATCACCATGGCACAAATTCTTGGGTTATAGCATTAAGGGCGGTGCAAACTACAATATCAGCGCAAAGCACAATGTGTTTATAAATGCAGGATACTTCACCCGTGCACCATTCTTCTCCTCGGTATTCCTGAATTACAGGAACGACTACAACACCAGCGTGAAGCCAGAGCGCATCCTTTCTACCGAAGCTGGCTACGGTTTCCGTTCGGCCTTCTTTACAGCCAATCTATCCATCTATCGCACTGCCTGGCTCGATAAAGCGTTAACTCGAACAATTGGAACTGTAACTGCAAATATCACTGGCCTCGATGCCTTGCACGAAGGGATTGAGTTTGACTGTACCTCCAAGCCTATTGAAAAATTGGAAATAAAAGGCATGGCATCCATTGGCAACTGGCGCTGGACTTCAGACGTTGATGCTGCAATTTATGACCAAAACCAGCAACTCCAAGGTACCGTTAAGGTTTATGCTAAGAATCTTCACGTTGGAAACTCTGCACAAACAACCGCAGCAGTTAGCCTCGATTATGAAGTTCTTCCGAAGTTTAAGATTAGTGCTACCTACAACTACTACGGAAACGTTTACTCCTATTTTGATGTTACAAACAGGACTGCTGCATCAGCTGCTGGAGTAGATGCATGGAAAATGCCAAACTACCAGCTTGTTGACCTTGGCTTACGATACAATTTCAAGATGGGTGGATTTAATGCCACTCTAGTTGGCAATTGCTACAACCTGTTTAATACTCAATACCTAAGCGATGCAACCGATGGCACTTCACACGATTATGATACCGCCCTCGTGTATTATGGGTTTGGCCGCACATGGGCTGCCAGCTTAAAGGTTAAGTTTTAACAACTAATTGTTTGACAGTTAAATACCTATTAGTATGAAAAATATAATGTTAGCGGCAGTTGTTATTGGCTCGTTCTTTATGACTGCCTGCGACCCCAACAAGGACATATACAATAAGCTTGATGCATACAACGATGCTCATCCTTATAACACCACCATCACCTACACCCTCACCACTGCTGATTATGGGACAACAATGTTGCACAATGCTACCATAAACCAGTACAAAGCGTTTAACGATACACTTGAAGCCAAGAATTTTATTCCAATCATTCTAGCAACAAACTTCAAGGCGTTAAACTTCGGTAGCTCGGCTTCGGTGACCTACAACTACATGCCTAGTCATCCAAGTTATCTGGATGCCATGTTTGGCTATCAGCTAACCACTGCGGACTACAACTCCTTTGGTGATGCAACGATTAGTGCAAACCAATCGTTTACATCAGCAACACCGGCAAAGCTATCCACCGCTTTTGTGCCCGGGTTTCTGTTAACCAAGTATCCTTCAGCCGTGGCCAACGATACTGTAAACGTACTGCTGAACTTTAACTTTGCTGAAAGCTTTGAACGATACAAGTTCAACGGTACTGCATGGTCGAGAGTTTCTTACACAACCGATTATACAGCCTATGGGTATGAACTTCAAAGTGCTGACTATTTATCCATTGGCGGTGTTCCAGCTGCAAATAAGTACTTCACTTCAACAGCTATTCCGGCAAACTATCTTCCACAGTTTTTGAAAATGAAGTACCCATATTTACCTGCAGGTACTCAACGAATCGTGAAGTTTAAATACGGCAACCTCTCAACCAACATGATTCAACAGTACACCTTTGATGGATCGGCATGGAATGTGACCCCAACTACAATTACGAAAACTGACCCATACATTTATGGACCAGATGGTTGGTCGTTTGACCCAACGGTTCATTTTACCACCAATGCTGCAGCTATGCAAAAGTTGGTAGACTACGTTTATGCAACCTATGGCGCTCAATATGGTAGTTCTTATGGCAATGACGAGTTCTACTATGGTGCAAGCGCTCACTATAATAACTTTGATCTTCGTTTATCAACTAGAGCAACCTATAGCATTCCCGGGTTTGAAACAGGCACGGATGCTGAAAAGATTGCCCTTACTTGGTCGCGTCTGCAGGAAGGTTTGGCAATTTTGCTTAACCAAAATTTCCCTGCTGCGGTTCCTGAAGTTAATGGTATTAAAGTATACT
This genomic stretch from Williamwhitmania sp. harbors:
- a CDS encoding TonB-dependent receptor, producing the protein MKRTIKQLSLLLAFVSLASVSFAQGLVKGFVVDAATNEALIGATVRIDGTTQGTATSLDGSFSLKVGTPAAKLIFSFVGYKDVTKEVTVNDNMSVGTIGLTSSSIGMQEIVVSASIAKDRQTPVAIANIKAEVIQDKLGNQEYPEILKSTPSVYATKVGGGFGDSRIMVRGFDTNNLGVLINGVPVNDMESGQVYWSNWAGLSDVTRSIQVQRGMGASKLAISSVGGTINIITESTEAKEGGNVSYQIGNDGYDKKSFTVSTGMLKNGWAVTISGSHTTGNGYVRGTSFDGWSYFLNVSKRINDKHSISYTIFGAPQWHNQRTDPQLIQTYRDNRDGIKFNPDFGYRNGQLYATGYAYNFYHKPQMSINHFWKISDVTNLNTSVYASMARGGGRRIYGPKAGWLGYNRVTGLPSTGTSADTRLTADGYLDFDGVIKDNAASLTGSQAIVANAINSHDWYGILSSLNTKVNNFNLTSGIDVRYYRGYHAYKIDDLLGGKYFLDGIDLNTPVGAPLKKGDFVDYHYMGEVLWTGLFLQGEYVKDNYSAFISGAVSNTSDRRTDFFTYLNSDPNQKSPWHKFLGYSIKGGANYNISAKHNVFINAGYFTRAPFFSSVFLNYRNDYNTSVKPERILSTEAGYGFRSAFFTANLSIYRTAWLDKALTRTIGTVTANITGLDALHEGIEFDCTSKPIEKLEIKGMASIGNWRWTSDVDAAIYDQNQQLQGTVKVYAKNLHVGNSAQTTAAVSLDYEVLPKFKISATYNYYGNVYSYFDVTNRTAASAAGVDAWKMPNYQLVDLGLRYNFKMGGFNATLVGNCYNLFNTQYLSDATDGTSHDYDTALVYYGFGRTWAASLKVKF